The following is a genomic window from Deltaproteobacteria bacterium.
GGTCATCAGGCGAGAAGTGTTGGCCGAAGACCTCCTCGGCCAGCCTTTGGAGAAAATTCTCACCTAAGGGGATGACGGTAACCTTATTCACGGCACAGCTACCACAGAGGGTTCGTCTATGTAGAGGAGATACCCGCGTGTGGGCCTGCAGAAAATGGCCTCCACAAGACCGTTATAGAGGGCCACCTGGGCCAGGTGCACCTCCTCCCGGTGGCCCACCTTGAAATCGATCACCTCCAGCGCCTCCTGCCTGATGACCAAGCGATCTATGCGGTGAAGCTCCCCCCGGGCATCCACCACCTCCACCTCCCGCATGTTCACAACCCCCCTCTCAAACCAGGGCCTCACCTGGGGGAGGGAGAGGGCGTAAAAGAGAGGTCTGAGGTAGTCTTTTTTCATTTCCCGACGCCCCTTAGCCCCTCCTTGGAGGGAAAAGGCCTGCAGCACGGCCCTCTCTATATCCTCTATCCCTGAAAAATGATCCAGAAAGTAGAGGGCGAGGTGGATGAGCTCTCCTCGGTGGGCTGAGCTGACCCTGTCCGGGTCCTGGACCAAGGAGATATGGTGCGTGTGGACCTTTATCTCTGGAGATCTCGCACTCATGACACGAGCCGCTCCTTCTGGATGAGCATCTCCCTCAACCAGGCGGAAAGATACCCCTTACTGATCCCCTCACCTCTGGGAAGACAGGTCACATAGAGGTAGAGCTCCTCCTCTGCCCTGGTGGTGGCCACATAGAGGAGGTTTAAGGCCTCCAGGGCATTGTTTATCATCATCAAGACCCTTTTTTCTTCCAGTTGATATGGGAGGGGCCTTTTAAGATTAACGAATCTTCCATCATCGAGCCTAGCCAAGCGAGGGTGCTCCAGCCTCCAGTTGGTGAAGGGGATGAACACAACCGGGAACTCCAGCCCCTTCGCCTTATGGATGGTGAGGATCCTTACTGCGGAGATCTCCTCGGGCAGTCCTATCTTCTCCTCCATCCCCCCTTCCTCCCAGAACTGGAGAAAGTGTGAAAGGCTCCTCTGTCCCTTGGCCTCCATTTGAAATATGAGCTCTAAGAACCGGTAGATGAAGACCGCATCCCCTGCAAAGCGCTCTATAAGGCGAAACCTCTCCACCACCTCCCTGGCGAGGTCATAGGGGGTGACAAAGCCCACTCGCGCCAGCAGGGGCCTGATAAGCCCTTCGGAGACCTCAGGGAACCTCCTCTCAAAGGTCTTGTATAGCGGCGGTTGCCACCTGCCTTCCGAGAGAAAGGCCTCTAGGGCTTCTTGGGAGAGGCCGGGGAGCCCCTGAAAGAGGCGGCTGGCTATCGCCCCCCAGAAGGAGAGATCATCCAAGGGATATTCCAGAAACCTCAAAAAGGCCACCAGCCCCTTGATGAGATCAGAACTGCGCACACGCAGGGAGTTCTCCGTAACCACAGGGATACCCTCGGCCATTAGCCAGGCAGCTATATCCTCGGCGTCCTGGTTGCGCCGCACGAGGACCGCAATCCCCTTCCCCCTCCTTTCCCAGACCTCCTTCACCTGTTCGATGAGCCTCTCCTGTACCTCCTGATGCAACTCCTCTGCCGGGGCCAAAAAGGAGGTGATCTCGACCTTTCCCCTTTTTTGGCCTTCCTGCAGGTGAGGGGTTACCCCTTGCTCCACATCCTCGAAGTTACTATATATCAACTGGGAAAGGAGTGACTTTGCCTCTTTTCCTGTTTTCCCTCCCAAGATCATCTCTGATATCTTCTCCACAAATTTCCCGTCTGTGAGGAGGCGGTAAAGCTCGTTATTGAACTCGACGATCTGGGCCAGGGAGCGATAGTTCACCGTAAGGGTTTCCCCCCTCCTACCCTGAGGAGGGACACTGGGGAAGTACCCTGTAGCCACCTCCCCGAAGAGACGCCAATCTCCCCCCCGCCAACCATATACGGCCTGCTTTACATCGCCTACATAAAAGAGACTCCCCCCTTTGGACAGGGTCTCTTCCACCAGGGGTAGGAGGGTCTCCCACTGAGGACGGCTTGTATCCTGAAATTCGTCGATCAGGAAATGATATACCATTGAGCCCAGCTTCAAAAAGGCATAGGTACCTGTCCTCTGCTCTCCTTTAAAATATTCCTTTACCATGGAAAGCCATTGCCCTCCTATAATCAGACCTTCCCTTTCGGAAAGTCCCCTGATCTCTCCCTGTAATTCCTCCAGCGCCCTCATATAGGCATGTACCCTCGCCAGGGCCAAGAGGTGGAGGTAATCCTCCCTCGCCCCCTTTAGCTCCTGATAAAGGGCGTCCAGTTGAGAAATGGTGGCCCCTTCAATCCCCTGGGCCTTGTTGGTAAGGAGGTCCTCAAAGGAGGCCTTTTCGAAAAACACCTTATCCAGATGGGCCAGAGGTTCCTGGAGATAATCTGGCTTAAAGATCCTCTTATGTAAATAATCCTCAATCCCCTGCTCCCTTATACTTAAATGAAGCTTTTGAGCCACCTTCCTCAACCTCTGCTCGGCTGCGTTTAGGTCCGGTTGGGAACCGGCAATAATGGGGCCATCCGCTTTTTCATAAAGCTCCTGAAGCCTCCTCCTGATCCCATTCTCCACCACCATCCCCCCTGCCTCCTCTATCTTCAGATACGTCTCGAGGAGATCTGAAAGAAGCTGGTAGAGTTGATCTCCTTCTCCCCAGTCAGTATGGGAAAGGAGTCGATCGAAACACCGGTTCAGGATAGCTTTCTGGTCAAAGGTCACCTCCAATTCCGGCTGCAGCCCCATCTCCAGCGAGAAGGCCCGCAGCAGGGCATAGACTAGGCTGTCAATGGTGCGGATGTGAAAATCGCTGAAATGGGCGAGGATGGTATCCAGCCAAGCCGAGGCCTCCTGGGGTTGAAGGCCTGTCTCTTGGGCGAGATTTTTCCCCTCTTCCTGCTCCAAGGCGATCTGCTTAAGGGCAAGGATGATGCGCTCTTTCATCTCGGCAGCGGCCCGATTGGTGAAGGTAATGGCCACTATCTGGCGCAGGGCCTCTGCCGAGGGTCTCATCCCCGCAAGCAGCGAGAGAAATCTTCTGGTGAGCTGATAAGTCTTGCCGGCCCCGGCTGAGGCTCGAAGGTAATAGATCTGGGGGTATGATGTCTGTCCTTTCATTATTTCATGTCCTAAGACTCACTATCATGCGCTGGGGCAAAAAAGACCTCTATGAACTCTTTAGGAGATAAAACCATTACTCCTTTTCTCGCATCTTCAGGAAAATGCCTTTTATTGCCGGTTACCAAGGGAACATCAGTGGCACAAGCCGCCTCTAAAAAGGGTCTATCACTTTCATCCGGTAGCCTTGTATGGAGAGGCTTGGGTGTAATCAAGAGCCCCTCCCCCCTTAATTGGTTCAAGACGTCCTCAATGCCCCCTTTATCAAACCCAAACTTCTCTCTTAGCAGGACATCTCTGTACTCGATCAAGATCCTTGGATCATAGACGACCCTTACCTCCCCTTCGGCCACCAGCCTTAGGATAAGGCCGGAGTAACTGCTGGCCTTAAGGAGGCCCGATACGATGCAACTGGTATCAAGGACTATCCTTATATCTCTCTTTTCTGGCAAGCCCTATTTCCTTCTCTATCTCTTCCTCAGTTAACTTGTCCAGCCCTTTGGTGGCTGCCTCTGTTTGGATCTGGTTGAGGGCCACCACCGCCTTGCTCCTCCTGAGGGCAGTGAGATAGGTGTCCAGGTTATCTTCGTTCACCCCCATAAGGATGGCAATAGGTTTCCCATTGGAGGTCAGGACCAATTCGCCTCCACCCTCAAGCTCCTTCCAGACCTTTGAAGCCCCCTGCCTCAATTGCCTTATATTTACAAACCTCATCTCTTCCCCTCCAAAAATTTTTAAAATGGTACCCTATTGTAGCACAATTGTCAATCATTTTCTCATAATACTCCTTGGAAAGATTTGAGGCTAGGATTCCAAGAGAAGAGGAAAAAGATAAAATTAAGCGTGAAATGTAGGCTTGCCCTTCCTAACCCCATTGCGTTTGGTCAAAATTGAAGATAAATAACAGATCTAGAAACCTTAGTAGAGGAGAAGTCCCGTCAGGATATCTCAAGCTATCTAGATCAATGTTTTTTTGGGAAAAAACTAGAGGTAGTTAAAAACACTTCCACCATTCCTGTAATCTGAGGAT
Proteins encoded in this region:
- a CDS encoding UvrD-helicase domain-containing protein gives rise to the protein MKGQTSYPQIYYLRASAGAGKTYQLTRRFLSLLAGMRPSAEALRQIVAITFTNRAAAEMKERIILALKQIALEQEEGKNLAQETGLQPQEASAWLDTILAHFSDFHIRTIDSLVYALLRAFSLEMGLQPELEVTFDQKAILNRCFDRLLSHTDWGEGDQLYQLLSDLLETYLKIEEAGGMVVENGIRRRLQELYEKADGPIIAGSQPDLNAAEQRLRKVAQKLHLSIREQGIEDYLHKRIFKPDYLQEPLAHLDKVFFEKASFEDLLTNKAQGIEGATISQLDALYQELKGAREDYLHLLALARVHAYMRALEELQGEIRGLSEREGLIIGGQWLSMVKEYFKGEQRTGTYAFLKLGSMVYHFLIDEFQDTSRPQWETLLPLVEETLSKGGSLFYVGDVKQAVYGWRGGDWRLFGEVATGYFPSVPPQGRRGETLTVNYRSLAQIVEFNNELYRLLTDGKFVEKISEMILGGKTGKEAKSLLSQLIYSNFEDVEQGVTPHLQEGQKRGKVEITSFLAPAEELHQEVQERLIEQVKEVWERRGKGIAVLVRRNQDAEDIAAWLMAEGIPVVTENSLRVRSSDLIKGLVAFLRFLEYPLDDLSFWGAIASRLFQGLPGLSQEALEAFLSEGRWQPPLYKTFERRFPEVSEGLIRPLLARVGFVTPYDLAREVVERFRLIERFAGDAVFIYRFLELIFQMEAKGQRSLSHFLQFWEEGGMEEKIGLPEEISAVRILTIHKAKGLEFPVVFIPFTNWRLEHPRLARLDDGRFVNLKRPLPYQLEEKRVLMMINNALEALNLLYVATTRAEEELYLYVTCLPRGEGISKGYLSAWLREMLIQKERLVS
- a CDS encoding putative toxin-antitoxin system toxin component, PIN family, whose translation is MPEKRDIRIVLDTSCIVSGLLKASSYSGLILRLVAEGEVRVVYDPRILIEYRDVLLREKFGFDKGGIEDVLNQLRGEGLLITPKPLHTRLPDESDRPFLEAACATDVPLVTGNKRHFPEDARKGVMVLSPKEFIEVFFAPAHDSES
- a CDS encoding type II toxin-antitoxin system Phd/YefM family antitoxin, which produces MRFVNIRQLRQGASKVWKELEGGGELVLTSNGKPIAILMGVNEDNLDTYLTALRRSKAVVALNQIQTEAATKGLDKLTEEEIEKEIGLARKERYKDSP